GGCAGCATCGGGCATGATGTGGAAACTACCCAATTTCCTGTGCTCCATCACCTCCTTCACCTTCTTTTCCACAATCTACACCAGCTCTTTGTTGCTGATGGCAGTGAGTGTGGTTCGATACATAGCTGTAGCTTTTCCTATCACCTATCGTCAGCTGCAGAAACCTGTGTATACAATAGTGATCAGCGCTATTATTTGGATTATCTCAGCAGCACACTGCAGCATCACTTTCATCACCCAACACCACCCTTCCCTGTCCAGCAACAACACCGGTGTGTGTTATGAGAACTTTACAGAGAAGCAGTTGAAGGTCCTCCTCCCAGTACGTTTGGAGTTTTTCTTTGTGCTCTGCCTTATACCTCTCCTAATTTGTATTTACTGCTACTTGAGCTGCATCTGGATCCTGTACAGCCGCCCTATGATATCCCGGATGCAGAAGCAGAAGGCCATCGGCATGGCCTTGGGGACTCTAGCTGTGTTTCTCATTTGTGTGTTGCCATATAACATCTCACATGTACTGGGCTTCTTTCAGGGTGAGAGCCCAAAATGGAGGTACTACACCCTGCTGCTTAGCACCTTCAACACCTGTATTGATCCCATAATCTTCtacttttcctcctctgccttcCGCTGCACTGGTGAAAAGTCAGTTTTCGGGAATTGTAGAGTAACTGTTTCAGGATCACATACGGAGGGCACAATCTCTGGCAAAGAGTAAAACATGATTTCAGTACTATACAGTATACCCaacttcaatgttttttttgtattgtatacTGTATTACAGACCTTATTGCcatatttaacagttaatttatACAGCGTCTCACATGTAGGTTTACTGGTTATTGGGTAACAAAAATGCTTTTATGGGTGATTAAATCCTACTCAAAGGGACTGTGCTGCTTTCTACCCCAAACCACTGTAGACCATCTTATGACAAAACCACAAGACACATTAGGTGCATATGCAAATCCAAAACTTATTGTTCTGTATAAGTCCTTTTATTTTTGAATGGGAATTTGCATCCTTGACACATTATTTCCTGTTGGTGAACCAGCCACTGTTCTGCACTCATGCACTCTATAGGCACACGTGTAGAATTTACCTGCAAAACAAAGCATAGGTAAACTGTAAAGTGGTATGTTGTTCACCTCAAAGCTGATCTCTACATATTCTATGTTAAGTACAAGATAATACCGCAATAACAAACGACTAtacagaattatttttttctttttattagttCTCTAGTGTACACAATTCTTACTGATGTGTGAGTTCGAAAATATATACTGGGGATTTTAATGAGTTAAAATCTTGTGGAACAGCAAATGACATCGACTTGAAGAATTACTGTCAATAAAATTTCATGAAAAATTAAACTGTTCATCTGACaacagtgtatttatttataaagaatAGACAGAGCTGCTGTAACAATTTTAAACAATTTCAAAGTTTTTCTCAGTTTGCAATAATTGTGTAATATGCATATGAGAACTACCTTCAGCAAGATACAATAATTACGCCTACCAAACTAATTTTTATGAACTAACCTGCAAAGAAGGTCATAAGCAATGTATAAAACACCCAGTTCAGAATTGACCAACCATTTTATAAAGAAATGGGCAAAAGGCAAAAGACcatgtagtttaaaaaaaatcacaatgttTTATTGGATAGCttctaataaataaattaataatcaaAATCAGGCCAATACAGGTCTACCCTGTTACACCCCTCCCTGCTGAAATGGTCATTGTCTCAATGACCACAGTATGATGACACACTGGCAATAAAGATCATGGTATCGCTGGGAAGGCACTCCTCTGGTTGTCCTCGTGGACTGTCTGGGTTCCAGGGTTCTAGAGCTCTGGAAAACCCAACCCATGGGGGAAAGAGAGCCCTACTTGTGGTCTGTGGTTGGGGTCTAAAGACAGGCCCACCTGCTGATTTGGGGCTTCACACCCTTGACTAGGACCTAGTGCTCCCTGCTGTAATAGTGAAGGAACGGGTGTCATCAAATTATGATACAAAACTTTTTCAAAATTTGAGATTTATGTGGAACACTAGTATCCTTTTAAGGCATTGAAGCTGTAATTGTGTGTTTATAGTTGATgataattcaattcaaatttgctgaattcaaaacatgtttgtatatttttttaaggcCACAAAGTTTATTGGACTATGCACAACAAGAGCAAAGATATGAAAGTCCACACAGATAAAGACAATTATTTTATCTCTCATTCTCAGCACAAATTCTTGGCATTATGTGTTGAAATGATATTCAGTATGTagtgaaaaataaagattaCGACATGTAAGTAgcctcttttcatttttgtctctcttcttaGAACTTAAATATAGTTTTTGACAACATGGGCCATATATTGATGCGCTGAAGTGATTTAATTTGCCTACATTCAAGGAGATACACAAGGCGTCTAATTAGCTCTCTGCTAATTTTCAACTCTCTCTTTTGATATTAGATCACAAGAGGACAACACTCAATCAAGCCTGCACAGACCtgagagaaatgcagaggaggacagcctttcctgtgtttatgacaATGATTCTGTGGAAGAAATGCATAGACCAACTCAGCAGTACTAGAATAACACAAACCTCCAAAGAGATGGCAAAATACAGTCACTGGATAAGGTGCTGACTGCAGTAAAAGTggctgaagaaaaaaatatgaaatggtTCACACTGTTCACAAGAGAAATTTTCCAGCCACACAcatgaagtttgtttttcctgttgttgcttttgttcCTCGGTCATTTAGAAATATGACCGCCCACAGAATATGTCTTGCAAAACAGATGTTTATCTAAACTGCTGATCAGAcaaaatctgctgctgctgctctcacaaGGTAGGCTCCTTACAGTAGTCCCCAATTAAGTGCATGGCTTACATCAAATGTATTGGCGCATTATTTTTATAATGGAACCGTTCTGTCAGACTTGCACATAGCTAGTTCAATACTAAAATACATACAAAGTAGCACCAGtgacagttttaaacattttttcttgttaaCTGATTCTTAT
The sequence above is drawn from the Thunnus maccoyii chromosome 10, fThuMac1.1, whole genome shotgun sequence genome and encodes:
- the LOC121905998 gene encoding free fatty acid receptor 2-like, translated to MELVVRSEVILSVYIIAFLIGLPANLLALYAFSVKIHSKPHPTNILLLNLIVSDLLFLIILPLKMHEAASGMMWKLPNFLCSITSFTFFSTIYTSSLLLMAVSVVRYIAVAFPITYRQLQKPVYTIVISAIIWIISAAHCSITFITQHHPSLSSNNTGVCYENFTEKQLKVLLPVRLEFFFVLCLIPLLICIYCYLSCIWILYSRPMISRMQKQKAIGMALGTLAVFLICVLPYNISHVLGFFQGESPKWRYYTLLLSTFNTCIDPIIFYFSSSAFRCTGEKSVFGNCRVTVSGSHTEGTISGKE